A DNA window from Haloferax volcanii DS2 contains the following coding sequences:
- the xacF gene encoding 2,5-dioxovalerate dehydrogenase yields MTDPSKNYVNGEWVTSETGETTEVTNPANPSEVVAAYQHSNENDAAAAVDAAVAAEDEWRNTPGPERGRILREAGTLLAQRKDELTEILTAEEGKARPEAAGEVQRAIDIFHYFSSKAADLGGTKKGASGPNTNLYTRQEPVGVAALITPWNYPIAIPAWKLAPALAAGNTVVLKPASIAPGVVIEIARALDEAGLPDGVLNVVTGPGSSVGSEFIGNEGTDLVSFTGSSQVGEMVYEQATDAGKRVQTELGGKNPTLVADSANPAEAADIVANGGFGTTGQSCTACSRAIVHEDVYDDFVAELVDRAESLDVGPGTDHEMGPQVSESELSSTLEYIDIAEAEGATLVAGGGVPEGEAVETGHFVEPTVFTDVDPDMRIAQEEVFGPVVAVIEVSDFDEGLAVANDVDYGLSASIVTDDHTEANRFVDEVEAGVVKVNDKTTGLELHVPFGGFKRSSSETWREQGDAGLDFYTIEKTVYDSY; encoded by the coding sequence ATGACGGACCCTAGTAAAAACTACGTCAACGGTGAGTGGGTGACCTCGGAGACCGGCGAGACGACCGAGGTGACGAACCCCGCGAACCCGAGCGAAGTGGTCGCGGCGTATCAGCACTCGAACGAGAACGACGCCGCGGCGGCCGTCGACGCCGCCGTCGCGGCGGAAGACGAGTGGCGAAACACGCCCGGCCCCGAGCGCGGGCGCATCCTCCGCGAGGCGGGGACGCTCCTCGCCCAGCGGAAGGACGAACTGACGGAGATTCTCACCGCCGAAGAGGGGAAGGCGCGGCCCGAAGCGGCGGGCGAGGTACAGCGCGCCATCGACATCTTCCACTACTTCTCGTCGAAGGCCGCCGACCTCGGCGGCACGAAGAAGGGTGCGAGCGGGCCGAACACGAACCTCTACACGCGACAGGAGCCGGTGGGTGTCGCGGCGCTCATCACGCCGTGGAACTACCCGATTGCGATTCCGGCGTGGAAGCTCGCCCCGGCGCTCGCCGCCGGCAACACCGTCGTCCTCAAGCCCGCCTCCATCGCGCCCGGCGTCGTCATCGAAATCGCCCGCGCGCTCGACGAGGCCGGCCTCCCGGACGGCGTCCTCAACGTCGTCACCGGACCCGGTAGCTCGGTCGGCAGCGAGTTCATCGGCAACGAGGGCACGGACCTCGTCTCCTTCACCGGCAGCAGTCAAGTCGGTGAGATGGTGTACGAGCAGGCCACAGACGCCGGCAAGCGCGTCCAGACCGAACTCGGCGGGAAGAACCCGACGCTCGTCGCGGACTCCGCGAACCCCGCCGAAGCCGCCGACATCGTCGCCAACGGCGGGTTCGGAACCACCGGCCAGTCGTGTACGGCCTGTTCCCGCGCCATCGTCCACGAGGACGTGTACGACGACTTCGTCGCCGAGCTCGTCGACCGCGCGGAGTCCCTCGACGTCGGCCCCGGTACCGACCACGAGATGGGCCCGCAGGTCAGCGAGTCCGAACTCTCCTCGACGCTCGAATACATCGACATCGCCGAGGCCGAGGGCGCGACGCTCGTCGCCGGCGGCGGCGTCCCCGAGGGCGAGGCAGTCGAGACGGGTCATTTCGTCGAGCCGACGGTGTTCACCGACGTGGACCCCGACATGCGCATCGCACAGGAGGAGGTCTTCGGCCCGGTCGTCGCCGTCATCGAAGTGAGTGACTTCGACGAGGGGCTGGCGGTCGCGAACGACGTCGACTACGGCCTGTCTGCCAGTATCGTCACCGACGACCACACCGAGGCGAACCGCTTCGTCGACGAGGTCGAAGCCGGCGTGGTGAAGGTCAACGACAAGACGACCGGCCTCGAACTCCACGTCCCCTTCGGCGGGTTCAAGCGCTCCTCGTCCGAGACGTGGCGCGAGCAGGGCGACGCCGGTCTCGACTTCTACACCATCGAAAAGACCGTCTACGACAGCTACTGA
- the xacR gene encoding HTH-type transcriptional regulator XacR encodes MDAKHPVRTTEKTLALVEELMQKGPCGVTELAGDLDMGKSAVHNHLTTLQKHGYVLKDGDDYRVGLKFLEVGGHSRKSMEVYQVAEPEVKSLAADTGELANLLVEEQGMGVYLMRAKGDDAVDLDTYAGLRTNLHTTALGKAILANLPESRVDEIIERHGLEQKTPKSIGTRQELFQVLEGVRERGYAIDDGERLEGLRCLAAPIKSSSGEVLGAISVSAPASRVSDEDLHGALPERVLSAANVVELNINY; translated from the coding sequence ATGGACGCCAAACATCCGGTACGAACCACGGAAAAGACGCTGGCGCTCGTCGAGGAGTTGATGCAGAAAGGACCCTGCGGGGTCACGGAACTGGCCGGCGACCTCGACATGGGAAAGAGCGCGGTCCACAACCACCTGACGACGCTCCAGAAACACGGGTACGTCCTCAAGGACGGCGACGACTACCGCGTCGGGTTGAAGTTTCTCGAAGTCGGCGGCCACAGTCGGAAGTCGATGGAAGTGTATCAGGTCGCCGAGCCAGAGGTCAAATCGCTCGCCGCCGACACGGGCGAACTCGCCAACCTCCTCGTCGAAGAACAGGGGATGGGCGTCTACCTGATGCGAGCGAAAGGCGACGACGCCGTGGACCTCGACACCTACGCGGGCCTTCGGACGAACCTACACACGACGGCGCTCGGGAAGGCGATTCTCGCGAACCTCCCGGAGTCGCGGGTGGACGAGATAATCGAGCGTCACGGACTCGAACAGAAGACGCCGAAGAGCATCGGCACGCGGCAAGAGCTGTTTCAGGTGCTCGAAGGAGTTCGCGAGCGAGGCTACGCCATCGACGACGGCGAGCGTCTCGAAGGGCTGCGCTGTCTCGCCGCACCCATCAAATCCTCGTCCGGCGAGGTGCTCGGGGCCATCAGCGTCTCCGCTCCGGCCAGCCGCGTCAGCGACGAAGACCTCCACGGGGCGCTTCCCGAACGCGTCCTGAGCGCGGCGAACGTCGTCGAACTCAACATCAACTACTGA
- a CDS encoding IucA/IucC family protein, whose product MNPNDTTLRDALDADVWETVERRLLTKMLEEFAYEEIIEPRKVDAGDDRHGYRFDLGEVSYRFEAADRLMDSLHVYGDTVERRADGTWESLRDPLRLLRDLGETTDLDGLTEGNLVREYKRTLLADAHIESRKRDRGGFDPTDLDYARLEGEMEGHPWITYNKGRLGWGYDDYKRYAPERKAPVTLSWAAVRKEHATFVGAEGVDHDSLVSGELGDHYERFRSRLDAKGYDPDAYFFMPVHDWQWEHTVVPLFPDHIAAGDIVPLGDGPDEYLPQQSVRTFVNVDDAEKHHVKVPMRILNTLVWRGLPGERTELAPTVTEYIKGIYERDDFLQEQGLILPGEIAGLNYDHADFTDIDGSPYQYHELLGAVWRESIYTFLEDDERAITLSSLMHVDGAGEPFVSRLVEQSGLSLDEWLGEFFDTVLPPLLHFLYRYGTVFSPHGQNTILVVEDGVPTRLAVKDFADDVNVSDQSLPELESLPDDVHDVLRKEPPEGLCQFIFSGLFVCVLRYVADVLEEHESYPEREFWTHARRAVLDYQAQFPELQSRFDLFDLLRPEFTKLSLNRNRIFDYGYDDSPGRPHASEHGTVTNALYEVADERPDGASQTGTADD is encoded by the coding sequence ATGAATCCGAACGACACCACGCTACGGGACGCACTGGACGCAGACGTCTGGGAGACGGTCGAACGCCGCCTCCTGACGAAGATGCTCGAAGAGTTCGCCTACGAGGAGATAATCGAGCCGCGGAAGGTCGACGCCGGCGACGACCGCCACGGCTACCGGTTCGACCTCGGCGAGGTGAGCTACCGGTTCGAGGCCGCCGACCGGCTGATGGACAGCCTCCACGTCTACGGCGACACGGTCGAGCGGCGGGCCGACGGGACGTGGGAGTCGCTCCGTGACCCCCTTCGACTGCTTCGCGACCTCGGAGAGACGACCGACCTCGACGGCCTGACCGAGGGGAACCTCGTCCGCGAGTACAAGCGGACGCTGCTCGCGGACGCCCACATCGAGTCGCGAAAGCGGGACCGGGGGGGCTTCGACCCGACGGACCTCGACTACGCCCGCCTCGAAGGCGAGATGGAGGGCCACCCGTGGATTACGTACAACAAGGGGCGACTCGGCTGGGGGTACGACGACTACAAGCGGTACGCGCCCGAGCGCAAAGCGCCGGTGACGCTCTCGTGGGCGGCGGTCCGCAAGGAGCACGCGACGTTCGTCGGAGCCGAAGGGGTCGACCACGACTCGCTCGTCAGCGGCGAACTCGGTGATCACTACGAGCGCTTCCGAAGCCGCCTCGACGCGAAGGGGTACGACCCGGACGCCTACTTCTTCATGCCGGTGCACGACTGGCAGTGGGAACACACCGTCGTCCCGCTGTTTCCCGACCACATCGCGGCCGGCGATATCGTCCCGCTCGGCGACGGGCCGGACGAGTACCTCCCGCAACAGTCGGTCCGGACCTTCGTCAACGTCGACGACGCCGAGAAACACCACGTGAAAGTTCCGATGCGGATTCTCAACACGCTCGTCTGGCGGGGGCTTCCCGGCGAGCGGACCGAACTCGCGCCGACGGTCACGGAGTACATCAAAGGCATCTACGAGCGAGACGACTTCCTCCAAGAGCAGGGGTTGATTCTCCCCGGCGAGATTGCGGGGCTCAACTACGACCACGCGGACTTCACCGACATCGACGGGTCGCCGTACCAGTACCACGAACTGCTGGGCGCGGTCTGGCGGGAGTCCATCTACACGTTCCTCGAAGACGACGAACGGGCGATTACGCTCTCGTCGCTGATGCACGTCGACGGTGCGGGCGAACCCTTCGTCTCGCGGCTGGTCGAACAGTCGGGGCTCAGCCTCGACGAGTGGCTGGGCGAGTTCTTCGACACCGTCTTGCCGCCGCTCCTGCACTTCCTCTATCGCTACGGAACGGTGTTCTCCCCGCACGGCCAAAACACCATCCTCGTCGTCGAAGACGGCGTCCCCACGCGACTCGCGGTCAAGGACTTCGCGGACGACGTGAACGTGAGCGACCAGTCGCTCCCGGAGTTGGAATCGCTCCCCGACGACGTGCACGACGTGCTTCGGAAAGAGCCGCCCGAAGGGCTCTGTCAGTTTATCTTCTCCGGGCTGTTCGTCTGCGTCCTCCGGTACGTCGCCGACGTGCTCGAAGAACACGAGTCGTACCCCGAACGGGAGTTCTGGACGCACGCGCGACGCGCGGTTCTCGACTATCAAGCGCAGTTCCCCGAACTCCAATCGCGATTCGACCTGTTCGACCTGCTCCGACCGGAGTTCACGAAGCTCAGTCTCAACCGGAACCGCATCTTCGACTACGGCTACGACGACTCCCCCGGTCGTCCGCACGCTTCCGAACACGGAACGGTGACGAACGCGCTCTACGAAGTCGCGGACGAGCGACCGGACGGCGCGAGTCAGACGGGCACGGCGGACGACTGA
- a CDS encoding lysine N(6)-hydroxylase/L-ornithine N(5)-oxygenase family protein, translating into MSEPRVRDVVGIGLGPFNLGLAALLDGAPEDVDAAFLERDAEFAWHEGMLIEGTTLEVPFLADLVTLADPTSPHSYLNYLRETGRVYEFYFYETFQIPRREYNDYLRWVADRLDACRFEREVTEVRWDDREEWYAVTARNPDTGDRFEYRAENLALGIGSRPHVPKHLRGHPTEDVFHTARYRGSRERVGEADTVTVVGSGQSAAEVFQDLLERQPDHGYRLDWLTRSDGFFPMEYSKLGLQHFTPEYERYVYDLPQAVKDDLIPNQDLLYKGIDPETSAEIYDLLYRRSVGGRDPDVGLFAMTEVRDIEAVNDAYALDCHQWQAEESFVHESEVVILGTGYERPIPAFLEPLEDAIDWDEQGRFGVTEDHRLAVDAPGDVFLQNAEVHTHGVGVPDLGLGCYRNAKFVNRLVGREVYPDDVDTVFQDFSVAQFLDHAPNASRAEGSETPPTPTQDD; encoded by the coding sequence ATGAGCGAGCCCCGCGTCCGCGACGTGGTCGGAATCGGTCTCGGCCCGTTCAACCTCGGGCTGGCGGCCCTGCTTGACGGCGCGCCCGAGGACGTGGACGCGGCGTTCCTCGAACGGGACGCCGAGTTCGCGTGGCACGAGGGGATGCTCATCGAGGGGACGACGCTGGAAGTGCCGTTCCTCGCGGACCTCGTGACGCTGGCCGACCCGACGAGCCCCCACAGCTACCTCAACTACCTGCGGGAGACCGGCCGCGTCTACGAGTTCTACTTCTACGAGACGTTCCAGATTCCCCGGCGGGAGTACAACGACTACCTCCGGTGGGTGGCCGACCGACTCGACGCCTGCCGGTTCGAACGCGAAGTGACCGAGGTTCGCTGGGACGACCGCGAGGAGTGGTACGCGGTCACCGCGCGGAATCCGGACACCGGCGACCGCTTCGAGTACCGCGCCGAGAACCTCGCGCTCGGCATCGGCTCCCGGCCGCACGTCCCCAAACACCTCCGTGGACACCCGACCGAAGACGTGTTCCACACGGCGCGGTATCGTGGTTCCCGCGAGCGCGTCGGGGAGGCGGACACGGTCACCGTCGTCGGGTCCGGGCAGAGTGCCGCCGAGGTGTTTCAGGACCTCCTGGAGCGCCAGCCCGACCACGGCTACCGGCTCGATTGGCTGACTCGCTCTGACGGGTTTTTCCCCATGGAGTACTCGAAGCTCGGCCTCCAGCACTTCACCCCCGAGTACGAGCGGTACGTCTACGACCTGCCGCAGGCGGTGAAAGACGACCTCATCCCGAATCAGGACCTGCTGTACAAGGGCATCGACCCGGAGACGAGCGCCGAGATTTACGACCTGCTCTACCGGCGCTCCGTCGGCGGCCGCGACCCCGACGTGGGGCTGTTTGCGATGACCGAAGTCCGCGACATCGAGGCCGTCAACGACGCGTACGCCCTCGACTGTCACCAGTGGCAGGCCGAGGAGTCGTTCGTCCACGAGAGCGAGGTCGTGATTCTCGGAACGGGCTACGAGCGACCGATTCCAGCGTTCCTCGAACCGCTGGAAGACGCCATCGACTGGGACGAACAGGGGCGGTTCGGCGTGACCGAAGACCACCGGCTCGCGGTCGACGCACCGGGTGACGTGTTCCTCCAGAACGCCGAGGTCCACACCCACGGCGTCGGGGTCCCGGACCTCGGCCTCGGTTGCTACCGGAACGCGAAGTTCGTCAACCGGCTCGTCGGCCGCGAGGTGTATCCCGACGACGTCGACACGGTCTTTCAGGACTTCTCGGTGGCGCAGTTCCTCGACCACGCACCGAACGCTTCCCGCGCCGAGGGAAGCGAGACACCACCCACGCCGACGCAAGACGACTAA
- a CDS encoding GNAT family N-acetyltransferase — MTDAPATATANAATADAGREYAYRVRDETIDRTIAFAEVDPALDVDRLHAWLGSDHVKPYWQLDLPKPAFRAKLDEKLADDHLTPYVGLLDHTPMSYWEAYRAADDVVATCYDAAPEDRGVHLLIGPPEYLGHGHSIPLLRAMTAFQFRATGATRVVSEPDVRNERVIHVFERCGYEPQGRIDLPDKEALLMHCERDRFFDTVAENAETEVGR; from the coding sequence ATGACCGACGCACCGGCGACCGCGACCGCGAACGCGGCGACTGCCGACGCCGGCCGCGAATACGCGTATCGCGTCCGCGACGAGACCATCGACCGGACCATCGCCTTCGCGGAAGTCGACCCGGCGCTGGACGTCGACCGCCTTCACGCGTGGCTCGGCTCGGACCACGTGAAGCCGTACTGGCAACTCGACCTTCCGAAGCCGGCGTTTCGGGCGAAACTCGACGAGAAGTTGGCCGACGACCATCTCACGCCGTACGTCGGCCTGCTCGACCACACCCCCATGAGCTACTGGGAGGCGTACCGCGCGGCCGACGACGTGGTCGCCACGTGCTACGACGCCGCCCCCGAAGACCGCGGCGTCCACCTTCTCATCGGGCCGCCGGAGTATCTCGGACACGGCCACTCGATACCGCTCTTGCGGGCGATGACGGCGTTTCAGTTCCGCGCGACCGGCGCGACTCGCGTCGTCAGCGAACCGGACGTGCGAAACGAGCGGGTCATCCACGTCTTCGAGCGATGCGGCTACGAGCCGCAGGGGCGCATCGACCTCCCCGACAAGGAGGCGCTGTTGATGCACTGCGAGCGCGACCGCTTCTTCGACACGGTGGCCGAGAATGCGGAGACGGAGGTGGGCCGATGA
- a CDS encoding IucA/IucC family protein: MNPNDTAESATIHSFLNCYLRETGDYAVVPAGDVPVEADAEVVVHAPLSQQGVDLYVPLSYRSPTGRHQFDLPGVYRLPDGETFPLDYTVLVTLVTSELRLDRDETGAADELLLRVVKSCQNIERFVEARRGDEERLYGFDTTFRDAEQSLVFGHPLHPTPKSRQGIPAHESRAYAPELRGSFPLAYFSADPEFVSQNSTREESAAEWVKSALRADDSVPESFVTEHVEGDEVLLPVHPWQADYLRSQPEVQAHLGDGLEYVGQVGREFYPTSSVRTLYAPDAPFMVKGSLNVKVTNSERTNKLPELERGVAITELLDTELGGDLESRFPAFDVVRDPAYLTVDLGDGESGFETVLRENPFRGNAAANATPVVGLCQDHLDDGSSRLATLVEGIADHEGRATPAVAEDWFRQYLELSVRPVLWLYLERGLGVEAHQQNSVLTLDGGYPETFRYRDNQGYYLPESMYDEVDALLPGIGERADTVCPDAVADERIRYYVVINNAFGLVNAFGTAGLVDERRLLGVLRDELESLREYDRPSSSLLDDLLTNPTIPCKANLLTRFHDMDELEGSLANQSVYADIDNPLVTELEVPAP, encoded by the coding sequence ATGAATCCGAACGACACAGCCGAGTCAGCGACGATACACAGCTTCCTGAACTGCTACCTCCGGGAGACCGGGGACTACGCCGTCGTCCCAGCCGGGGACGTGCCGGTCGAGGCGGACGCCGAGGTAGTCGTCCACGCGCCGCTCTCTCAGCAGGGCGTGGACCTCTACGTCCCGCTTTCGTACCGGTCGCCGACGGGTCGCCACCAGTTCGACCTGCCCGGCGTCTACCGGCTTCCCGATGGCGAGACGTTCCCCCTCGACTACACCGTGCTCGTGACGCTCGTCACGAGCGAACTCAGACTCGACCGCGACGAAACCGGCGCGGCCGACGAACTGCTCCTGCGGGTCGTCAAGAGCTGCCAGAACATCGAGCGGTTCGTCGAGGCCCGGCGCGGCGACGAGGAGCGACTGTACGGCTTCGACACCACCTTCCGCGACGCCGAACAGTCGCTCGTCTTCGGCCACCCGCTCCACCCGACGCCCAAGAGCAGACAGGGTATCCCGGCTCACGAGTCGCGGGCCTACGCGCCCGAACTCCGCGGGTCGTTCCCGCTGGCATACTTCAGCGCCGACCCCGAGTTCGTCTCGCAGAACTCCACTCGCGAGGAGTCGGCGGCCGAGTGGGTCAAGTCGGCCCTCCGCGCGGACGACTCGGTCCCCGAGTCGTTCGTCACCGAACACGTCGAGGGCGACGAGGTGCTGCTTCCCGTCCACCCGTGGCAGGCGGACTACCTCCGCTCGCAACCCGAGGTGCAAGCGCACCTCGGCGACGGCCTCGAATACGTCGGCCAAGTCGGCCGGGAGTTCTACCCTACCTCGTCGGTGCGGACGCTGTACGCCCCGGACGCGCCGTTCATGGTCAAGGGGTCGCTGAACGTCAAAGTCACCAACTCCGAGCGGACGAACAAGCTCCCGGAACTGGAGCGCGGCGTCGCCATCACCGAACTGCTGGACACCGAACTCGGCGGCGACCTCGAATCCCGGTTCCCGGCGTTCGACGTCGTCCGCGACCCGGCGTATCTGACGGTCGACCTCGGCGACGGCGAGTCCGGCTTCGAGACGGTCCTGCGCGAGAATCCCTTCCGCGGCAACGCGGCGGCGAACGCGACGCCCGTGGTCGGCCTCTGTCAGGACCACCTCGACGACGGGTCGTCGCGGCTGGCGACGCTCGTGGAGGGCATCGCCGACCACGAGGGACGGGCCACTCCGGCGGTCGCAGAAGACTGGTTCAGACAGTATCTCGAACTGTCGGTTCGACCGGTGCTGTGGCTGTATCTCGAACGCGGGCTGGGCGTCGAGGCCCACCAGCAAAACAGCGTGCTGACCCTCGACGGGGGCTATCCCGAGACGTTCCGCTACCGCGACAATCAGGGCTACTACCTCCCCGAGTCGATGTACGACGAGGTGGACGCGCTCCTGCCCGGCATCGGCGAGCGCGCCGACACGGTCTGTCCGGACGCCGTCGCCGACGAGCGCATCCGGTACTACGTCGTCATCAACAACGCCTTCGGCCTCGTCAACGCCTTCGGCACGGCCGGACTGGTGGACGAGCGACGCCTCCTTGGCGTCCTCCGCGACGAACTCGAATCGCTCCGTGAGTACGACCGGCCGTCGTCGTCGCTGCTCGACGACCTCCTCACCAACCCGACGATTCCGTGCAAGGCGAACCTGCTCACGCGGTTCCACGACATGGACGAGCTGGAGGGGTCGCTGGCGAACCAGTCGGTGTACGCCGACATCGACAACCCGCTCGTCACGGAACTGGAGGTGCCAGCGCCATGA
- a CDS encoding pyridoxal phosphate-dependent decarboxylase family protein: MNGVGDVDGERRDPRPDAAKWFLSGDDDDRARYRDAMRRACDLVLDEFAAEATPYSGATPEEVDDALARFEMLPHEGDGVAAALDRTEPILRNSVGVSDPTCIAHLQCPPTIPALAAEALLTATNQSMDSWDQSPAATQLERRFVGELCDLFGYEDGDGVFTSGGTQSNFVGLLLARNKVVLEEYGVDVQHEGLPPEARDLRILCSADAHFTATQAASHLGLGENAVVTVPTDDDRRLSMAAFDEAVADLRERGKRPFAIVATAGKTDFGSIDPLGPLAERAAELDCWYHVDAAWGGALALSDDHADKLAGIEAADSVAVDFHKLFYQPISCGAVLVRDASAYDLIDRNAAYLNPVRDDDAGVPNLVSKSVQTTRRFDALKPFVTMQALGREGLASMVEYTIDLAADAARLVEADPDLRLVHDSDLNVVVFRYVPDHGRDGGGPADGPVNGPSADDLNEAIRDSLLDDGEAVVARTTVDGETCLKLTLLNPRTTREDLRDLLREISDRGTALEPTTDDRHA, from the coding sequence ATGAACGGCGTGGGCGATGTCGACGGCGAGCGCCGCGACCCGCGACCGGACGCCGCGAAGTGGTTCCTGAGCGGCGACGACGACGACCGGGCGCGCTACCGCGACGCGATGCGGCGGGCGTGCGACCTCGTCCTCGACGAGTTCGCCGCGGAGGCGACGCCGTACTCGGGGGCGACGCCCGAAGAAGTCGACGACGCGCTCGCCCGGTTCGAGATGCTGCCCCACGAGGGCGACGGCGTGGCCGCGGCGCTCGACCGCACCGAGCCGATTCTGCGAAACTCGGTCGGCGTGTCCGACCCGACCTGCATCGCGCACCTCCAGTGTCCGCCGACGATTCCGGCGCTCGCGGCCGAAGCGCTCCTGACGGCGACGAACCAGTCGATGGACTCGTGGGACCAGAGCCCCGCCGCGACGCAGCTCGAACGGCGGTTCGTCGGGGAGCTGTGCGACCTGTTCGGCTACGAGGACGGCGACGGCGTGTTCACGAGCGGCGGCACGCAGTCGAACTTCGTCGGCCTGCTCCTCGCCCGCAACAAGGTCGTTTTGGAGGAGTACGGCGTCGACGTCCAGCACGAGGGGCTACCGCCGGAGGCGCGGGACCTGCGCATCCTCTGTTCGGCCGACGCCCACTTCACCGCCACGCAGGCCGCTTCGCACCTCGGCCTCGGCGAGAACGCCGTCGTCACCGTCCCGACCGACGACGACCGCCGCCTGTCGATGGCGGCGTTCGACGAGGCGGTGGCGGACCTCCGCGAGCGCGGGAAACGCCCGTTCGCAATCGTCGCCACCGCCGGAAAGACGGACTTCGGAAGCATCGACCCGTTAGGCCCGCTGGCCGAGCGCGCGGCCGAACTCGACTGCTGGTACCACGTCGACGCCGCGTGGGGCGGCGCGCTCGCCCTGAGCGACGACCACGCCGACAAGCTCGCCGGCATCGAGGCCGCGGACTCCGTCGCGGTCGACTTCCACAAGCTGTTCTACCAACCGATTAGCTGCGGCGCGGTGCTCGTCCGCGACGCGTCGGCGTACGACCTCATCGACCGCAACGCGGCCTATCTGAACCCCGTGCGCGACGACGACGCGGGCGTGCCGAACCTCGTCTCGAAGTCGGTCCAGACCACCCGGCGATTCGACGCGCTCAAACCGTTCGTGACGATGCAGGCGCTCGGCCGCGAGGGGCTGGCGTCGATGGTCGAGTACACCATCGACCTCGCCGCCGACGCCGCGAGGCTCGTCGAGGCCGACCCCGACCTGCGGCTCGTCCACGACTCCGACCTGAACGTCGTCGTGTTCCGGTACGTCCCCGACCACGGACGAGACGGCGGCGGCCCGGCCGACGGCCCGGTCAACGGCCCGAGCGCCGACGACCTGAACGAGGCCATCCGCGACTCCCTCCTCGACGACGGCGAGGCCGTGGTGGCCCGCACCACCGTCGACGGCGAGACGTGTCTGAAGCTGACGCTCCTGAACCCCCGAACGACGCGCGAGGACCTCCGAGACCTCCTGCGCGAGATTTCGGACCGCGGAACCGCTCTCGAACCGACGACCGACGACCGACACGCATGA
- a CDS encoding diaminobutyrate--2-oxoglutarate transaminase codes for MTDPAAGNEALLEQQAARESSARTYPRHLPHAIREASGVTVTDMDGEEYYDCLAGAGTLALGHNHPRVVEAMERVLAEDRPLHTLDITTPVKERFVDTLFDSLPDEFADSARVQFCSPAGTDAVEAALKLVKTATGNRSVLGFQGGYHGMTNGALSLMGDTDPKENVPGLMPDVHHLPYPYEYRCPFGVGGDECHELAARYVERTLDDPESGITEPAGMVVELVQGEGGAIPAPDDWTREVRRMTRERDIPLVVDEIQTGLGRTGELYAFEHADIVPDAVTLSKAIGGSLPLSVVVYDESLDVWEPGAHAGTFRGNQLAMAAGIATIEHVLEHDLDDHAARMGERLRGHLDATERAHDAVGDVRGRGLMLGVELVDPAGESDACGRYPANPDLADAVREACFDRGLILELGGRHGSVVRFLPPLVVSPSDVDAVGSIFADAVEAAIEDADADGRREVAA; via the coding sequence ATGACCGACCCGGCAGCCGGCAACGAGGCGTTGCTCGAACAGCAGGCCGCCCGCGAGTCGAGCGCGCGGACCTATCCCCGACACCTCCCGCACGCGATACGGGAGGCCTCGGGCGTCACCGTCACCGACATGGACGGCGAGGAGTACTACGACTGCCTCGCGGGGGCCGGCACGCTCGCGCTCGGACACAACCACCCGAGAGTGGTCGAGGCGATGGAACGCGTCCTCGCGGAGGACCGCCCGCTCCACACCCTCGACATCACGACGCCCGTCAAGGAGCGGTTCGTCGACACGCTGTTCGACAGCCTCCCCGACGAGTTCGCTGACAGCGCGCGGGTGCAGTTTTGTAGCCCCGCCGGGACCGACGCCGTCGAGGCCGCGCTCAAACTCGTCAAAACCGCGACGGGCAACCGGAGCGTTCTCGGGTTTCAGGGCGGCTACCACGGCATGACCAACGGCGCGCTGAGCCTGATGGGCGACACCGACCCGAAGGAGAACGTCCCCGGCCTGATGCCCGACGTACACCACCTTCCGTATCCGTACGAGTATCGGTGTCCGTTCGGCGTCGGCGGCGACGAGTGCCACGAACTCGCCGCCCGGTACGTCGAGCGCACCCTCGACGACCCCGAAAGCGGCATCACCGAGCCCGCGGGGATGGTGGTCGAACTCGTGCAGGGCGAGGGCGGCGCGATTCCCGCGCCCGACGACTGGACCCGCGAGGTGCGGCGGATGACCCGCGAACGCGACATCCCGCTGGTCGTCGACGAGATTCAGACCGGTCTCGGCCGGACCGGCGAACTGTACGCCTTCGAGCACGCCGACATCGTCCCGGACGCGGTCACGCTCTCGAAGGCCATCGGCGGGTCGCTCCCGCTTTCGGTCGTCGTCTACGACGAGTCGCTCGACGTCTGGGAGCCGGGTGCGCACGCCGGCACCTTCCGGGGAAACCAGCTGGCGATGGCCGCCGGTATCGCCACCATCGAACACGTCCTCGAACACGACCTCGACGACCACGCCGCGCGCATGGGCGAGCGGCTCCGCGGCCACCTCGACGCGACCGAGCGCGCCCACGACGCCGTCGGAGACGTGCGCGGTCGCGGGCTGATGCTCGGCGTCGAACTCGTCGACCCCGCGGGCGAATCCGACGCCTGCGGGCGCTACCCGGCGAATCCGGACCTCGCTGACGCCGTCCGCGAGGCGTGTTTCGACCGCGGCCTCATCCTCGAACTCGGCGGCCGCCACGGGAGCGTCGTCCGGTTCCTCCCGCCGCTCGTCGTCAGTCCGAGCGACGTGGACGCCGTCGGGAGCATCTTCGCGGACGCCGTCGAGGCCGCAATCGAGGACGCCGACGCCGACGGCCGCCGGGAGGTCGCCGCATGA